In Sphaeramia orbicularis chromosome 5, fSphaOr1.1, whole genome shotgun sequence, the genomic stretch ACCAGATGTTTTGTATTGCATTTTTGTTACCCCTGGCACAATGTTTgtctagcacaaaaaaaaaaagatactgagACAACAGACTGCACTTCCGGAGTCAGTTTATGGCTGTCTACCATCTACAAAAGTGTGATGGTTTTGAAAGCATTTGACTAAACACTAGGCCAATAACATGGAAGGTCAGTTGTTACACCACTGGTTGGTTTTACTTTTCACTTATGCATGTGTtatcttttttttacagtgaggggTATATTGATCTTTACAGGtggtatgttaaaatgagaaTCTAAACATTTTGCAATGTCCTTGTCAGTAAAATATTAAGTTAATATCTGATCATCACTAATTGCTGACATACAAATACAACATGATCGCTTCACATTTCCATTTGATGAGACTCAAATTAAAGAAGTGATGAGAGCACCACAACTCAGCTTTAAGGTCACCTGCAGCGACAGGAAGGTTTAGAGCTGTCAAAATCACACAGGAAGTCGGTTGAGTAACACAGGAAATACACATGCTTTCATTAAAACTGGAGGCAGAACTGTTCCACATCTGACTTTGCAGCTGTGTGGATTAAATCTGTTGTTTCTGTGACAGTGTGAACATCACAGATTGCACAGTATCTGATCTTTACATTTCTTACACATCGTAAATCAGATGCCGATCTGACTTGTGTTAATGTTCCCACAGTCTGAAGAGTCATATCAGTAATTCATACAACTTTGACAtcactttagatcaggggtgtcaaactcattttagttcaggggccacatacagcccagtttgagTGGACCAAGAACAGTAAActaatagcataacaacctataaataactccaaaaagttctttgttttagtataaaaatgtataagtgcaattgtaacaatattatgcctcagcaacttgtagatcacagttgatctacaaatgcacaacatatttagtaacaggcatattaTCACttaaattccacttaattttgtTTTGAAATTTCTGATTGTTTATGGTTGtttaaattattcattttttgtgaaCTAATACCTTgcaattgtaaacattttcatcatctaGTTATCCCgaaccctgaaggggaggcaaggggaatagtttttggttcggtttgtttgtttgttaacactctagcagcaaaactattggttgaattcataccaaattgggtttatagattgccagtgacccagaatagatctgattacattttgggaaaagtaggtcaaagttaaaactttttatgaatttttaaaatctttcctcTTCTCCCATctacatataatgggcaaaatttcaaatgtctataaaaagatcaattttgcttcaatttacttcaaacttggcacatgcatagaagcaattgatatgctgacatcagcacatgcatacacGTGATGACATCAACtaaattgatgccaaaataagctacaatacatgcgaggggcggggtttgttgcgccTTGAACCActtgtttaactttttttactttccacacaaaaaaagacaaaaatttggtgtttattttatttacagattattggATAGGACCGTATGTCAcaccttaactaaaatgagtttgacacccttgactgttagtatcttcagtgtaatttttttcactttgcaaattaatcctgtgggctggattggaccctttggtgggctggttttggtccacagtccacgtttgacacctctgctctagatTTACATTAGTCTCCTCAGCAGGTATTACAGCATCACTCTGCTCACAAATGTGCAGGCTTCAACTTCACATTAACTCATAAATTCAACTGTAAACATTACTTCAGtgtcatgtgacattcacagtggAATCTCACACTCAAAGACGTGATGTGAACAAAATAACTGTGCACTAAAGCTTTCAGACTGAATTAAGCCTCAAGTGTCTTAAAATAATGTTACCAAATGCTGCACAGTCACTGAATGGAAACACAGGCGAAAACATACTCTTGCAGTTGTTTCAAACAGCATTTATTCTTGTGTGAGAAAATATTGTCTCAGGTAGATTATAGGTCTTGTTGTACAATTCAAATAACAAGACCAAAAATCTCCTGTTCCAcccaagaacaaaaaaaaaccaaaccaaacactcTAGCATGTGAGTTTGGTCACGTCTGTCTACAGAGCTCAGGGGTTGTGCCGTCTCGCCTCTAGAGAATATGATCTGACATGTTGGTGTATACCATCACTATTACAAAGATCTACTTAGCATCTTACATAaatcttttcaatattttaccttTTAAATAACACTCTCAACTGCCACAAATTATAAATTAAAATCTAAATTTGATTTTTGCATTCCTTAAATTACTTCATGTAAGCCAATATAAACagacatttacatatttacaaaacTATACACATGCACCTTTACTACACTTaagtgtatacatatatgtatatactgtacaAACACGTTTCTGCCACACATATGGCTCCAGGACTCACcacctgtttttcttttcttttttttaaatgttaaacaGACCGATTGTGCTTCTCAAGTCATTTCATCCAAGCTCTTCAGTGAAAGACTGCAGTAGACATAGTCACAAAAATAAGTAATTAGCGTTTCCTCTAGTGGCTTCACATCTTACTAACCAAGTAGCTGCACCGGATACTCTCAATAACATTCTAGTATCATAATACAGTTTCACAATATGGAAAAAGAAGTAAAGACCTCTGATGTCCCACCCACAACAAGTCATAACTGGACTCAAAGATAAGGTTTTTCATTTgtatttatcagtatttttttttttttttttactaattttatcACTGTATACACTACTTTTCCTGCTGATGAACTGATCTAAGAAGATGTTTTGAGTATATTTGATATCATTGTTAAAGTTAAACACAGAAGCACACTGAGGTCAGCTTTGAATTTAGTGTcaatttgttgcatttttatgaATAATTCTCTAATTATAACAATACCaatgaaagaaaataaactaaataaaaggtTCATAGTATCTAAAGAGAAGGAGAATCTTAAAGATAGTATTTTCTGTTGACTTCCATGCCTTTTGTATCAGAAAATAACTGTTAACCAAACATTCGAGTCCAGATACGACATGAGCTTGAGTGGGACTTTTACACTCCATTAAACACAGTGACATTTCAATGGCAAATACaatctaaatatgtttagaatcAAGACAATCCCTTTGACATTTAAATATTTACAGTTTTCTGACTTAAATCTCGACTCGCTTTGGCCTAAAATAAAATCTTTATATGAACACATAGCAACAGTGGTTGTGtaaaacatttgttttttaaaaatgacatgaCTAAATGAACAAATTCATCTATGACAATGTCTTCAAGCACTTTTTCCCTTCCTTTAAAAACCTTTTAAAATCAGAGCATCGATTTTCTGCAGGAAACCTTCACATCCCAGTTGGAAATATAATTCTACATTTTACCACTTTATTAAGAGTGTTGATAACCTGGCAGCCTTAAAAATGATCAAGTcttaaaaaaatcatataaaattggAGGGATTGAAGTTGAGATTTCCTCTCACGTGGTTTAAATGTACAATGGCCCGGTCGTAGGCGGTGTGCACAGACTTGCGAACACTTGGTTTCTTGCCTTCCATTAAGCGCAGTTTGTCTACAGTATCATCCATCCCCAGAGGCAGCAGTTTGTTCTGCGGGAGCCACTGCCTGAAAATCAAGAACGACAGTTGTGACCAAAAAAGTGACAGCAGTGACGACCCATCATGATTTAAACTTCAGCATGAGGCTCATCCTGTCTGTCTCAATCTTACCAAGTTCTCTTGGTGTCAAAGAACAGGACCAAGAACAGCTTTTCACCAGTTTCCGTTCGTCTCCACTCGCCCAGTTTGAGCACCTCCCCAGGAGGCACTGGAATGGGGATGCCATTGTGAAGAAGTCCTTCTTGGGGCATGTCTGGGTCAACAATCTGCAACAAAACTCCATGTCAGTCCACATTATTGGCTTCAATCAGACACACAAAGGCTCTTTTCTTGATGTCATCTCTCAGACTCAACAGTACAGTATGGACACCATAAACTGCAGGACCATATTCATTCTCACCATTGCTGGGTATGATGGGTATCCTCTACATTTGGCCCAGACAAGGTCCAGAGGTGTAAGCTCCCTCTCACTATCTAAAGACAGAAGTGTAGACTTTCCTGTGaacaggacattccatataacaAATACATAGTTTGTATTTGTTACAGCTAATGAGGCCAAATAGAATTTCTGCCCTGTACTGTCATGAATGTCATATAAATGACATTCACAATGACACGGCGCAAAGaatttggttggttttttttgtttgtttttttgtcttgttgtaaTACATACCAGACCCAGCAATATCTCCGTTCTCACTGTTGGGAACTTTGGCCAGTGCAGGTTTACCCCGACTACGTTTGGGTGGAGGGACGCTGTCGCTGTAAACACAAAATTCATGTTAACATTTtgatacaattttaaaaaaaataattcagggcCCATGGGACCCTATttctcaggggaaaaaaaagtattaatcAATAGCAAGAGACAAGAGACAGGGGCGGTCGTTATAGCACTCCGTAACAACTTGTCAAGTGGGAGGGGGGGGTCATGTAATAGTGCTTCGCAACTAAGTGTCGAGTGGGGGGGGGACAAGAGATTTCTAATGTTGTTCCTGGtttctgctggagccatcctctcagcttgtgggttactgcccctagtgccccgataatataatataatataatataatataatataatataatataatataatatatcagTAAAGATAATAGGAAAAAAAGAGAATTCCTAAAGCCAAATCTACATAACTAGATCTAGATAAAATCTGAAAAGATAAAGACAGTACAGAGCGACCTGACCTGCTTCAAATTAATTAGGCATCACACACCAATCAAAGCAGCACAGTTGTACATGCATACAATGATTTTTTCACGTATGTCTTATTGTGTCACAGTGGGGAGCCAAGCCTTATTGACTGTGGTTGAACCTGTCGCTTCTCTGTATGACCAAGCCCTAATAATAATGGCTAAAAAACCCAGGAGATGGCACCACTGTCACACACTGAAGCAGTATCATCTGCTCAGTTCTGATAATTTTATAAAATTGTCAAACCTGAAACTGGTTTTTACATGTTTACAAAACTTAGCACCAGAGATTTCATGCAAAATTTTCATAAGGTAAAATAATGGCAGGAACACCAAAGGTGCAGCCAGTGGTAATTGTAAAATTGTACATCAAGAGACCTCCATGGGGCAGTCAATGTTCTCTATAAAAGACGAAGACCGGGGGATGGGGTGGGGCACACAGAAATTCCCCATttacataacatgctgcttgatattgatacatATACAGGCTAACATTCCCCTATTTCAGATTCAACACCCCcctctaactttttttttcaaacaccccattgagaaacactctTTAAAACCCCTCCGCTGCCTTCCACATCCCATGGACGAAGGCAGCGGAAtggggtcaaattgaccccaAGGAATACAAAGGGTTTTAAAATGGACAAACATCATATCTGTAGATGGTGGGATGAATCGAAGTCGATGAAATATTATGCATCTCTTCCCACTGATTGGTGTTAGTATTTTTCTAAAGTTAGGTCACATGGTGGACAGCGAACCGGGCTCTAAGTCGTTCCATACTCACTTCAGTTTTTGGTCATCATCAGTGTCTGTGGCGGTGTGCTTTCCATTTGTCAGACCTATCGAAGAAACAAGGAATTGTGACGAGGTGTGGATCATTACAGTATCTGACATAAACTGATCTATCTTGTCCTTACCTTCTTCATCGAGTGGGGGAGGGAGTTTGTCTGATTCACTTTCTGAACTGTGGCCTCTAGACCTGAGGTGGTGTGAAGGAGAGGGTGGTGTAGGGGGGGCATTTGGGATAGGAGGTAAGGTGGTGATGTTGGTCACACTGGGGGAATTTGGACTGGCTGGGGTGCTATCCAAACCGTTTGTCTTCCCCTCGGACTCTTTTCCATTTTGTTGTGGCGTTGACTTATTTTTTGCCATTCGTGCcccgttttttgcttttttgaacAGAACGGATGTGCGACGGCCAACTCCGACTAAAGGCAGCGAAGGGGGTGTTCCGAGTGGTGTAGCCTCATGGACGGCGTCTGGTTGCGAAGATGGAGTCTCGCCAACTTCAGCCTCGTCTTCAACATGGCTTCTGCTTCCGCTGCGGGATGATCTCTGCCGTTTGTAGGAGCGCCCAGGTGACCTTCGGCCTCCAGTTACAATGCCCAAGACCGGAGGTTCGAGAGGAGCGTCTCCAGGCAGTGGCGACGACACTGGACAGGTGAGTTCTAGCACAGGTGGAGAGTCATCTGGAATGAAGAGAATTTGTATTTCAAATCCATAAATCAGAATAATAATTCATTTATAAAGAGTGGAATTACTGCCAAAGTTGACAGCGTTGACAAAGACCCAAATGGCATTCGAAAAAAGTAATGTTGTACAACGTGTTTAGAAAAATCTCTTTACCTGCCCCAGAGTTGGAGACAGCTGTCAAAGGTCCATTATCCTCAAcactcttcttctcctttttcttttctttctcctcctctttctcctcctcttcctcttcttcttggtCCTTTGCTTCATCTTCCTTATCATCGCCATTTACAGGCTGAGTGTTTTGTTGCTGTTGGCTCATCTTCTGTCTGAGAGTGTTGATCTCTCGCCGGAGTAACCTAATACGTTTGGTTCGGCCACCACTGGTACGCATAGATGTTACCATATCCAGTTTATCCAGTAGGGCCTTGAGCTGCTCCTCTGTTGTCAAGTGTAGTCTGTTCTCTGGGTCCAGCAGGGTGTCGACtggaataataacaataataaacttaTCTTGTATTGTCCATTTTAACAGCCGGTAATTGCTGATATTAAATATTATGCTGCAGTTGTCTGGACAGGAGGAAATGTGGTTGTAGATTGGGGGTGTCAAATGCAAGAGCCTAATTCAATCTTAAatgggtctgaccagtaaaattatagcataataacctatagatgatGTCAAATTCACACTTTTctctatgagtaaaaaaaaaaagcaaaaatcacgttatgaaaatgtttacaccatctacaaactatcatttcaaaaatgtgaattactacctgaaatttcttaagaaatatcagtgcaattttaacattatgcctcagctcatcattgacacatgtgcattacaacttaaagatcacagtggatctacaaagggacaaaatattttataacaggcataatattgctaaatttGGACTTAttgttcttaagacatttcaagttgtacatggttgtttaagttatttactttttatgtgaaatgaaaatatattcatgcaattttacttttttacactaaaacaaagaatttgggttattacgctattattttactggtccagcccacttgagattgaaatggtctgtatgtggcccctgaacaaaaacgaactcaacatccttgattgttaatatcctcagtgtaatttttgcatttgacaaagtcattccatgggccagattggaccctttagtgggcggGTTATGGCCCATggggcatgtttgacacccctgttgtgaacagaattgtattttgtttttactctGGCAATGTTTCTGATGAACAAATATCTTGAAACTAGCGAaatgacccgtggggatccacgggttctagatgtggtagattTTTACGCAgctgtgtattcgtgcatgctgtaccacatttgtccatcagtcaccgccaaagtgttctgggcatagcaacatgactgtaaggctattgtattccaaaattattaatatctcccaaagtattggtcctatcaacttgccattttcactggtCTCtaccttgaccaaaaatacataagtatgccaaacggcagcagtcagctctttctggattttttgTGATtaccgagacacacacacatgcacgcatacAGAGGCCACTTGGGTTTTACAATATAGATAATGTGCTGATTGAAGTTGAGGCACTGATTGAAACACATTTTCCAAATAATTAATAGTAAAGATAAATGAGACAATAAATAGAAGACAATAGATGAGGGATTCAGGGTATGCGGATGAAGAAATTGCTTATTTGAACTTTTTATGAACACTTACCATCGTCCCATGTACAGTGGTAGAAACCATGTTTGTTGGGAGACTCTGGTAGATGCATGCCGGTGCTGGGGTCCAGCCCGATGCTCTGAGACTGTCTGTGGGCATGTCGAAGAACAGCTCCGCCCACCTCCCGCAGTTGTAAGGCTGTTCTGTGAAACATGGTGTCCTTTGAGTTGTACTTCAGGCAGTTGGAGATCATCAACTCAAAGTCAGTCTCTAGGTCTGTGATGGAGCAGTAGGCATGTCCCTCCAGTTTGGAACGCATGGTGGAGAAGTCCATGGGTTGTGAGATGAACTCCAAATAATCTGGAACCTtgggtaataaaataaaaaaaacctcttaGCTCTCATAGTAAACCTAAAatgaaatgttgctaaattaaaaatgtgtttcagcagaTTACGTACACCGACCTCAGACAGATTAACAGGCTGAGAAAAGATTTTGGCGGTGTCCTTCTCTTGTAGTTGGTCCAAGGTGGATCGGAGGAGCACCAACGCAGGGGTCAACTTGAGTTCAAGAGCAGCCTGCTGAATTTTCATCTGAACAACGGTGACGTAAACACAGAACGGTGATGTAAGCACACAAGGGAGAGTGGGGGAAATACAAGGTCATTCTACAGGGTTCAAATGAATGACAGGAAAGAGAACTGGGAGGCCTGGGATGAGTAAACATGCCATGTGAATCGAGAAAATATTGCAAATACTTAAACATGGCTTCTGCAAGTCTAAAATCAGTCCAAGAAATGGCcagaaaatgtcttaaaatgtttTACATACAATTTTCTAAAGTCTTAACAAATGAAATGGCTTTAGCATTTAGTTGAAAACTCTTCAAAATATCAATTTGAAGTCTGCTGTTGGTGTGATGGCATTAGTCACATGAGAAGCCAGGAAAACATAGAGCCTCTGTAAAATCCAGCCTCTAGTATGGATATGAGATCTTAAATGGCTTTAATAATTGTATTGTAGTATGGGATATCTATCAAAGGGAACAGATCACATATTTAGGCTCGAAAAACCTACTTTCACTGAGTGTTGCAATCCTGTCATGGATTTACTAATGCAGTGAAACCAAATAACCAACGTACAcatttcatacacacacactgctcaCCTCCTTCAAATGAATTATTCCATATGTTACACTGCGAAATGGACAATTAATACCATCCCTGGACTAGACCCCCCTCCTCAAATGATGAATGTATTAATGACTTATTATTTATGAATTTATGTATAGGAATGTGTTTTTTACATAACTCTTATTGTTGTATGTTGTAGCTGGAAGTGCTTGTACTTACATCTAGATTTACCTTATTGTGTTTtacatatattttatgtatagGATAAATATAAAGGTTATATATAGTtggaaataaaaaagaagaacaaagagAAGAACAGTATGGAAGTGCTTATATAGTACCGTTTCAGATGACTCAAAAAAAACTAAGTTAATAAAATGAAGTTTTCAATTTAAAATGTTGGAACCTGTAGAAACCCTGTATGTTTTGCTTGACTCACACATCAGACTTCTCTCTGTTACACACCTGTTCTCTCTTTAACCTCTCTCTCTTTCGAATCAGTTCCACCAAAAGCCTGGCTCTTTCCAAGTCTTGCCTCAACTTCTGCCAGTATCGTAGTTCCTCTCTAGCAGCACAAAGCCTTTCATCAGGCTCCTTCTGAACAGAAAGGAACAAGCACTGTGAGATATGACATTTAGAAGAGTGAAGTCGTTTTAGCTTTGACACACAGGTCAAAGAAGTTTATACAATCAAGTCCCTGTCACATGTGGCATACATGTTGGGTGATCTGATCAGAAATGGACCACAGGTATGAGATGACCCAAGACTTATTGAGGATGCAATCATAGACCACATTCTGAGGTGGTCTAAGCCGAATATGGTCGCATTCATTTGTCTGCAAATGTGTCCTGCATTGAAGGACCGCCTACTCAGCTGATGTCCTCAGTCTAAGAGGAAGTACAGTATATATTCATTTGACACTCTCAAATCCCTGGCTATGTCCACATctgaaaattccacagtcatttaTTATAAGTGTGTCAAACACCTTGGGTGATTTAGTTTGCCTGGAACACACCAAGGAACGGACCCAGTCTGCATTGTTTCATCTTAAAATTTTCAAGTAGTCAGTGCACAGGAATTCAGTGCTGTCTCCAGCCCTTTAAAATTAATAGCAAATTTGGTCTGTTAATAGCAAATATTTATTCGCATTTTAAGCAAGGAAGTAAGATCGGATCACAAGTTGTCACCTGAGCCACACATAGAAACACAATCTAATGCCAGGTGTGAACTGACACACTTTGAGTTGTCCACTTGTGACCAGGTCACCCAAGACTCATGTTAAAACGAAATGTGATCAAGGCCTCAATCTCCCAAGTTTCTGGCAGGAAACAAAACAGATCTTTTTCACAGTAGACATTTTTCCTTGTTAAAGCAGAAAATGTACAGGTGTAGTAAGTGTAAAAATTGCTGCATCCCTTGTACGTGTATTAGTTTCAGGTCTTGGAATTATGCATGCTCATTCACAGGAAGGGCCTCCTGGGGCAGTTAAATGGAACTGAGCTGTAGTTAATGTTATCAGCAACTTTTTTGTCCCTTTTTATGAGCCTAAACATTCACTGTGAAAAAGATCTATTATAAACTTTGAACAGCCTGTATGAAATAGATTAGTTTACATAGCCTACTTTGGTAtaaatttatcaagaaaaaaaaaaacacaaagtgatGACTTTAATGACTATCTAAATAATGGTAAACATGTTTTgtcaaaattaaatacactttatATGTAACCAACAAAGCATTTTAGGCATTACTAACACATAAGTGTTTGTTTAAAACTAATCTCCATGTCTTTTTACATGCTGTTGTGTTGTGCAGCACTGACAGTTCTCCAAAGATGAACGGTTGTTTGGTATGGAAACCTGCCACCTATCTGAATTAATCACTGCAAAGTGTGATGTCTGAGTTTATGCTTGATTTCCGTGTATGAGAATACAAATGTGGTGTGAAATGTTTAGATTCCAGGCCCCTGGTTGGCTCCCTCTGTGTGTACATACTATACATCATATAAATCCCTCCCCACCTGCTCAGCTGTCTTATGTGCCTGTAGATGGGAGTGAAGTCGTCGAATTAAAGGCATCCCATTTCTGGACTGTCGTTTCAGCAACCAGTAGTTATGCAGCCTCTGCATGAACTGATTCTTCCTCTGTACTTCAACTCCTGTACAAATCTTGTTAAGCCTGTGgagattaaataatgaaaactgtggcAAAACAGGTAGTGGTAATAACACAGAATGATAAAATAGAAATTATTGTAATCTTAATTAGTAGTTACACAGTTTCTTAGCTACAACAGAACTACTACTAATTACTAGTTATGTACTTGGGCCAAATACAAATGGATACTATTCTGTAAAAACTATGAACATTTtctgaaataaatgaatataaaataaagtaCTTTGGCTATAACCTCCTTTCTGTTTAGTCATCACTCAGCCAGGTCCTACCTACAGAACTATCTGAATGGTTACACATCACAAGTATAACCAACATTATCAAAAAAGTGCTTATTTATTTACTAGTCCTATATGTGTTATTTATAATGCCTTCAAGTTCAGTGTGaaaactgacaataaatactGTTGGAATATTAATGAATAGACTTTTTTGAACAGACAACTCATAGGCATTTCAACAAATCATCTGACaccaaaattcaaatttttactGCAGATGTAAGCTTATATCTCCTCCAAATattattaaataataatttttttatacCTGACAAAATATACTGTTGACCCCTGAGAGGCTTTAAATTAAACCATTATGATATGGCAAGGCAAatgttaaagacccacctgtgagAGGGGATCTGAGGCACAAGCAGCACAGGCACAGTAGAGCGACGTGTCGACCCACCAGTCCCTTTGGTAGATTTCTTTTTCTGACCCTTAGTAGCCTTCTTGTTTGGTGGTGTCGGGGGACTTTGAGTGTAAGACCTTTGACCCCGGTTACCCCTTCCCCCAACCAGTCTCCCTTCAACAGACTCATCTCCAGACCCGTCCCGCCGAGACCCAACTGGAGAATGATGCTCACAGAAAGCAGTTTTTTTCACAGAGAAAGTGGTGCCATTAACACCCGTCTCGCGGACAGGGTCAATCTTCATAAAAAGACCAGCCTTCTGAGCGCAGGTCACGTGAAAGGCCCTGTAACAGTTGGCTTTGTGGCACTGAATGGATGCTCCCCTGCCTTTCTGTTTACACAAGTAGCAGGTGAGCTTCCAGCGAGCAGGAGGGATGTTCTTTACCCCTTCAACAGGCTCCAAGAACACTGTGTTGGCAAAGCAGACCTCTGGGATCCATATGGCACAGACAACATGGGCCCAGCGTCCATCACTTGTCTGTTTGAAGGCACCTCCTCGGTTGGGACAGAGCACACAGTCTACAGGACGGGAGGGGGACTGCAGACAGCAGCGGCACAGCCACTGGCCCTCTGGGACATAGGGCACACCGTAACACTCCTGATGCACAGCCAGATTGCAGATGTCACAGAACAGGATGACATtactgttcaaacattcgtcatCCAGGCAGACGCAGCAGAAGGCATCCTCATCAACAGCACTCTGGGACAGAGCCTGGCTGCGGGACTCTAGGATAGATTCCCTCTCCAGGCGATCGATCAGCAGCTCAAATGTGTCTGGAGAAACAGATGCATGGCCGTCAGACACCCTCTTCTGGTTCACCATCTCCAGCCAGGCCAGGTCCTCCTCGTCCATGTCATACTCAGCCACGCTGTCCTGTTCCTCCCCTGACTTTTCAATGTAACGGTAGTACGCTGATGGGAGAGGAGGCACCTCTGAAGGACAAACGGAACCCAGCAAACGGAAGGTGGGTTCAGGAAGAGGGGCTTGGTGCTGCAACGAATTAGCATGTCCTGTGGGCTGTTGGGAGCGTGACCGCTGGTTCTGGTGATTTTTCCCACTCTTCCTGCTTTTACTGTTTGATGGTTTTTTCCAAGTTCTGACTTTGCTCTGGGTTTGTTCACTGTTCTCCTTATTACTGTTGCACTCTGCAATGTCCTGGGCCATCATCTCATCCTCAGTGATAACTGGCAGAGGATCTGTGATGTTAATCCGATGGAGCCTTCCATCTAGGTCCACTTCCACTATTTTCTGGGCCTGTGCATATGTCAGAGTCTCCCTGGAGGGAGAGAGCTGTAGTCTGTAAGGCGAGGGGGGCCGCAGCTGGCTAGATGAGCCCCTACTCCTTCCTCTCCCTCTGCCTCGACCCCTACCCATATTGGATCCACAAACAACTGTTTCACATTCCCACCTCCTCACCTTCCGCATGGGAGTTTACACCAGCTCCCTAAaggaaacaaagggaaaa encodes the following:
- the brpf3a gene encoding bromodomain and PHD finger-containing protein 3 isoform X4, with product MRKVRRWECETVVCGSNMGRGRGRGRGRSRGSSSQLRPPSPYRLQLSPSRETLTYAQAQKIVEVDLDGRLHRINITDPLPVITEDEMMAQDIAECNSNKENSEQTQSKVRTWKKPSNSKSRKSGKNHQNQRSRSQQPTGHANSLQHQAPLPEPTFRLLGSVCPSEVPPLPSAYYRYIEKSGEEQDSVAEYDMDEEDLAWLEMVNQKRVSDGHASVSPDTFELLIDRLERESILESRSQALSQSAVDEDAFCCVCLDDECLNSNVILFCDICNLAVHQECYGVPYVPEGQWLCRCCLQSPSRPVDCVLCPNRGGAFKQTSDGRWAHVVCAIWIPEVCFANTVFLEPVEGVKNIPPARWKLTCYLCKQKGRGASIQCHKANCYRAFHVTCAQKAGLFMKIDPVRETGVNGTTFSVKKTAFCEHHSPVGSRRDGSGDESVEGRLVGGRGNRGQRSYTQSPPTPPNKKATKGQKKKSTKGTGGSTRRSTVPVLLVPQIPSHRLNKICTGVEVQRKNQFMQRLHNYWLLKRQSRNGMPLIRRLHSHLQAHKTAEQEPDERLCAAREELRYWQKLRQDLERARLLVELIRKRERLKREQMKIQQAALELKLTPALVLLRSTLDQLQEKDTAKIFSQPVNLSEVPDYLEFISQPMDFSTMRSKLEGHAYCSITDLETDFELMISNCLKYNSKDTMFHRTALQLREVGGAVLRHAHRQSQSIGLDPSTGMHLPESPNKHGFYHCTWDDVDTLLDPENRLHLTTEEQLKALLDKLDMVTSMRTSGGRTKRIRLLRREINTLRQKMSQQQQNTQPVNGDDKEDEAKDQEEEEEEEKEEEKEKKKEKKSVEDNGPLTAVSNSGADDSPPVLELTCPVSSPLPGDAPLEPPVLGIVTGGRRSPGRSYKRQRSSRSGSRSHVEDEAEVGETPSSQPDAVHEATPLGTPPSLPLVGVGRRTSVLFKKAKNGARMAKNKSTPQQNGKESEGKTNGLDSTPASPNSPSVTNITTLPPIPNAPPTPPSPSHHLRSRGHSSESESDKLPPPLDEEGLTNGKHTATDTDDDQKLNDSVPPPKRSRGKPALAKVPNSENGDIAGSGKSTLLSLDSERELTPLDLVWAKCRGYPSYPAMIVDPDMPQEGLLHNGIPIPVPPGEVLKLGEWRRTETGEKLFLVLFFDTKRTWQWLPQNKLLPLGMDDTVDKLRLMEGKKPSVRKSVHTAYDRAIVHLNHVRGNLNFNPSNFI